A window from Pangasianodon hypophthalmus isolate fPanHyp1 chromosome 16, fPanHyp1.pri, whole genome shotgun sequence encodes these proteins:
- the trim101 gene encoding tripartite motif containing 101 isoform X1, whose product MSLPLDLSSFHRDASLGTLEKQLICPICLEVFTKPVVILPCQHNLCRKCANELYQPSLFQVGIGGRFRCPSCRHEVVLDRHGVYGLQRNLLVENIIDVYKQASASCRPPPKPLAQINCEEHEGEKLNIYCITCQIPTCSLCKVFGAHKSCQVAPVSDVYQQQKTELSDGIGSLVATNECIQACINDLEEICRSVEENSRNQKQILCEKFDRMCGILEERRKIMLQRITYEQDEKTSWAQSLVHTYSEHVDTNSKLVQTALNAMEEPEMAAFLQTSKNLIEQVSEATKSAPLQTLQPGYENMDHYKVDFNAEERALYQLDFIKPEEEVEEPPEEPAPEPEPEVLPEPEPEPEYEPVHSLVESSEPDNELKLENYEIKNVLSETKEENQLQVEGCSARPKDVICEKSGLNTQQDQTELGCEGHDSGIHCLTSEAGEETKLYPTWYRPNNRPMLSQSQATPTDALGVPGHIPKLMSEPSCQFHQTDTPLSMWISGSLMPLSNENQAQLGRGSLESTQPYMSEVEKNICSELVSGPANKDSMTSISPQAIIHIFYVLALLFILQRVWGNIQCLFCI is encoded by the exons ATGTCCCTTCCACTGGACCTGAGCTCCTTCCACAGGGATGCTTCACTGGGCACGCTGGAGAAGCAGCTCATCTGCCCCATCTGCCTGGAGGTCTTTACCAAACCTGTGGTCATACTGCCATGCCAGCACAACCTCTGCCGCAAATGTGCTAACGAACTTTACCAG CCTTCTCTGTTCCAGGTTGGGATTGGAGGTCGTTTTCGGTGTCCATCCTGTCGGCACGAAGTCGTTTTGGACCGTCATGGTGTTTATGGGCTCCAGAGGAACCTTCTAGTGGAAAATATCATTGATGTCTACAAGCAAGCATCTGCAAG TTGTAGGCCTCCACCGAAACCACTGGCACAAATAAACTGTGAAGAACACGAAGGGGAGAAGCTGAACATTTACTGCATCACCTGTCAGATCCCCACGTGTTCACTCTGTAAAGTGTTTGGAGCACATAAGTCCTGTCAGGTGGCTCCCGTCTCTGATGTATATCAACAGCAAAAG aCCGAACTCAGTGATGGGATTGGATCCCTGGTTGCCACTAATGAGTGCATCCAAGCTTGCATAAATGATCTGGAGGAGATCTGTAGGAGTGTTGAG GAAAATAGCAGAAACCAAAAGCAGATACTGTGTGAGAAGTTCGACCGTATGTGTGGTATCCTGGAAGAAAGACGTAAGATTATGTTACAGCGAATCACATATGAGCAGGATGAAAAGACAAGCTGGGCCCAAAGCTTGGTACATACCTACAGTGAGCATGTTGACACAAACTCAAAGTTGGTGCAGACTGCCTTGAACGCCATGGAAGAGCCAGAGATGGCTGCATTTCTTCAG ACCTCAAAAAACCTCATTGAACA GGTCAGCGAGGCAACTAAATCTGCTCCATTGCAGACCTTACAGCCTGGATATGAAAACATGGATCACTATAAGGTTGATTTTAATGCTGAGGAGAGGGCTCTCTACCAGCTAGATTTCATCAAAC CTGAAGAGGAGGTTGAAGAGCCTCCAGAAGAACCAGCACCAGAACCTGAGCCAGAAGTGTTACCAGAACCTGAACCTGAGCCTGAATATGAACCAGTGCACAGTCTGGTAGAGAGCTCTGAGCCAGACAATGAACTGAAGTTGGAAAACTATGAGATAAAGAATGTTTTATCTGAGACGAAGGAGGAAAACCAGTTACAAGTAGAGGGATGTTCAGCGAGACCAAAAGATGTCATATGTGAGAAAAGTGGACTGAACACCCAACAG GACCAGACAGAGTTAGGGTGTGAGGGGCATGATTCAGGAATCCACTGCTTAACTTCAGAAGCAGGTGAAGAGACTAAGCTCTACCCCACTTGGTATAGACCCAACAACAGGCCAATGCTTAGCCAAAGCCAAGCAACACCTACTGATGCCTTGGGGGTTCCTGGCCATATACCCAAACTCATGAGTGAACCCTCATGTCAGTTCCACCAGACAGACACACCTCTGTCCATGTGGATAAGTGGCAGCCTTATGCCTCTGTCTAATGAGAACCAGGCCCAACTCGGAAGAGGCTCACTAGAGAGCACCCAACCATATATGTCAGAGGTTGAGAAGAATATTTGTTCTGAGTTGGTCAGTGGGCCTGCCAACAAGGATAGCATGACTTCTATATCTCCACAG GCCATCATCCATATATTTTACGTCCTGGCCTTACTCTTCATCCTCCAGAGAGTATGGGGGAACATTCAGTGCCTTTTTTGCATATAG
- the trim101 gene encoding tripartite motif containing 101 isoform X2 has product MSLPLDLSSFHRDASLGTLEKQLICPICLEVFTKPVVILPCQHNLCRKCANELYQVGIGGRFRCPSCRHEVVLDRHGVYGLQRNLLVENIIDVYKQASASCRPPPKPLAQINCEEHEGEKLNIYCITCQIPTCSLCKVFGAHKSCQVAPVSDVYQQQKTELSDGIGSLVATNECIQACINDLEEICRSVEENSRNQKQILCEKFDRMCGILEERRKIMLQRITYEQDEKTSWAQSLVHTYSEHVDTNSKLVQTALNAMEEPEMAAFLQTSKNLIEQVSEATKSAPLQTLQPGYENMDHYKVDFNAEERALYQLDFIKPEEEVEEPPEEPAPEPEPEVLPEPEPEPEYEPVHSLVESSEPDNELKLENYEIKNVLSETKEENQLQVEGCSARPKDVICEKSGLNTQQDQTELGCEGHDSGIHCLTSEAGEETKLYPTWYRPNNRPMLSQSQATPTDALGVPGHIPKLMSEPSCQFHQTDTPLSMWISGSLMPLSNENQAQLGRGSLESTQPYMSEVEKNICSELVSGPANKDSMTSISPQAIIHIFYVLALLFILQRVWGNIQCLFCI; this is encoded by the exons ATGTCCCTTCCACTGGACCTGAGCTCCTTCCACAGGGATGCTTCACTGGGCACGCTGGAGAAGCAGCTCATCTGCCCCATCTGCCTGGAGGTCTTTACCAAACCTGTGGTCATACTGCCATGCCAGCACAACCTCTGCCGCAAATGTGCTAACGAACTTTACCAG GTTGGGATTGGAGGTCGTTTTCGGTGTCCATCCTGTCGGCACGAAGTCGTTTTGGACCGTCATGGTGTTTATGGGCTCCAGAGGAACCTTCTAGTGGAAAATATCATTGATGTCTACAAGCAAGCATCTGCAAG TTGTAGGCCTCCACCGAAACCACTGGCACAAATAAACTGTGAAGAACACGAAGGGGAGAAGCTGAACATTTACTGCATCACCTGTCAGATCCCCACGTGTTCACTCTGTAAAGTGTTTGGAGCACATAAGTCCTGTCAGGTGGCTCCCGTCTCTGATGTATATCAACAGCAAAAG aCCGAACTCAGTGATGGGATTGGATCCCTGGTTGCCACTAATGAGTGCATCCAAGCTTGCATAAATGATCTGGAGGAGATCTGTAGGAGTGTTGAG GAAAATAGCAGAAACCAAAAGCAGATACTGTGTGAGAAGTTCGACCGTATGTGTGGTATCCTGGAAGAAAGACGTAAGATTATGTTACAGCGAATCACATATGAGCAGGATGAAAAGACAAGCTGGGCCCAAAGCTTGGTACATACCTACAGTGAGCATGTTGACACAAACTCAAAGTTGGTGCAGACTGCCTTGAACGCCATGGAAGAGCCAGAGATGGCTGCATTTCTTCAG ACCTCAAAAAACCTCATTGAACA GGTCAGCGAGGCAACTAAATCTGCTCCATTGCAGACCTTACAGCCTGGATATGAAAACATGGATCACTATAAGGTTGATTTTAATGCTGAGGAGAGGGCTCTCTACCAGCTAGATTTCATCAAAC CTGAAGAGGAGGTTGAAGAGCCTCCAGAAGAACCAGCACCAGAACCTGAGCCAGAAGTGTTACCAGAACCTGAACCTGAGCCTGAATATGAACCAGTGCACAGTCTGGTAGAGAGCTCTGAGCCAGACAATGAACTGAAGTTGGAAAACTATGAGATAAAGAATGTTTTATCTGAGACGAAGGAGGAAAACCAGTTACAAGTAGAGGGATGTTCAGCGAGACCAAAAGATGTCATATGTGAGAAAAGTGGACTGAACACCCAACAG GACCAGACAGAGTTAGGGTGTGAGGGGCATGATTCAGGAATCCACTGCTTAACTTCAGAAGCAGGTGAAGAGACTAAGCTCTACCCCACTTGGTATAGACCCAACAACAGGCCAATGCTTAGCCAAAGCCAAGCAACACCTACTGATGCCTTGGGGGTTCCTGGCCATATACCCAAACTCATGAGTGAACCCTCATGTCAGTTCCACCAGACAGACACACCTCTGTCCATGTGGATAAGTGGCAGCCTTATGCCTCTGTCTAATGAGAACCAGGCCCAACTCGGAAGAGGCTCACTAGAGAGCACCCAACCATATATGTCAGAGGTTGAGAAGAATATTTGTTCTGAGTTGGTCAGTGGGCCTGCCAACAAGGATAGCATGACTTCTATATCTCCACAG GCCATCATCCATATATTTTACGTCCTGGCCTTACTCTTCATCCTCCAGAGAGTATGGGGGAACATTCAGTGCCTTTTTTGCATATAG
- the trim101 gene encoding tripartite motif containing 101 isoform X3, with amino-acid sequence MSLPLDLSSFHRDASLGTLEKQLICPICLEVFTKPVVILPCQHNLCRKCANELYQPSLFQVGIGGRFRCPSCRHEVVLDRHGVYGLQRNLLVENIIDVYKQASASCRPPPKPLAQINCEEHEGEKLNIYCITCQIPTCSLCKVFGAHKSCQVAPVSDVYQQQKTELSDGIGSLVATNECIQACINDLEEICRSVEENSRNQKQILCEKFDRMCGILEERRKIMLQRITYEQDEKTSWAQSLVHTYSEHVDTNSKLVQTALNAMEEPEMAAFLQTSKNLIEQVSEATKSAPLQTLQPGYENMDHYKVDFNAEERALYQLDFIKPEEEVEEPPEEPAPEPEPEVLPEPEPEPEYEPVHSLVESSEPDNELKLENYEIKNVLSETKEENQLQVEGCSARPKDVICEKSGLNTQQAIIHIFYVLALLFILQRVWGNIQCLFCI; translated from the exons ATGTCCCTTCCACTGGACCTGAGCTCCTTCCACAGGGATGCTTCACTGGGCACGCTGGAGAAGCAGCTCATCTGCCCCATCTGCCTGGAGGTCTTTACCAAACCTGTGGTCATACTGCCATGCCAGCACAACCTCTGCCGCAAATGTGCTAACGAACTTTACCAG CCTTCTCTGTTCCAGGTTGGGATTGGAGGTCGTTTTCGGTGTCCATCCTGTCGGCACGAAGTCGTTTTGGACCGTCATGGTGTTTATGGGCTCCAGAGGAACCTTCTAGTGGAAAATATCATTGATGTCTACAAGCAAGCATCTGCAAG TTGTAGGCCTCCACCGAAACCACTGGCACAAATAAACTGTGAAGAACACGAAGGGGAGAAGCTGAACATTTACTGCATCACCTGTCAGATCCCCACGTGTTCACTCTGTAAAGTGTTTGGAGCACATAAGTCCTGTCAGGTGGCTCCCGTCTCTGATGTATATCAACAGCAAAAG aCCGAACTCAGTGATGGGATTGGATCCCTGGTTGCCACTAATGAGTGCATCCAAGCTTGCATAAATGATCTGGAGGAGATCTGTAGGAGTGTTGAG GAAAATAGCAGAAACCAAAAGCAGATACTGTGTGAGAAGTTCGACCGTATGTGTGGTATCCTGGAAGAAAGACGTAAGATTATGTTACAGCGAATCACATATGAGCAGGATGAAAAGACAAGCTGGGCCCAAAGCTTGGTACATACCTACAGTGAGCATGTTGACACAAACTCAAAGTTGGTGCAGACTGCCTTGAACGCCATGGAAGAGCCAGAGATGGCTGCATTTCTTCAG ACCTCAAAAAACCTCATTGAACA GGTCAGCGAGGCAACTAAATCTGCTCCATTGCAGACCTTACAGCCTGGATATGAAAACATGGATCACTATAAGGTTGATTTTAATGCTGAGGAGAGGGCTCTCTACCAGCTAGATTTCATCAAAC CTGAAGAGGAGGTTGAAGAGCCTCCAGAAGAACCAGCACCAGAACCTGAGCCAGAAGTGTTACCAGAACCTGAACCTGAGCCTGAATATGAACCAGTGCACAGTCTGGTAGAGAGCTCTGAGCCAGACAATGAACTGAAGTTGGAAAACTATGAGATAAAGAATGTTTTATCTGAGACGAAGGAGGAAAACCAGTTACAAGTAGAGGGATGTTCAGCGAGACCAAAAGATGTCATATGTGAGAAAAGTGGACTGAACACCCAACAG GCCATCATCCATATATTTTACGTCCTGGCCTTACTCTTCATCCTCCAGAGAGTATGGGGGAACATTCAGTGCCTTTTTTGCATATAG